From Diaminobutyricibacter sp. McL0608, one genomic window encodes:
- a CDS encoding beta-ketoacyl-[acyl-carrier-protein] synthase family protein, whose product MTKKIVVTGVGAASPLGGTAAESWRALLAGESGASTLEHDWVEQTQLPVTFAAQARVAAADVLERHEIKRLDPSSQFALIAGREAWADAGAPEVEPERLAIDWATGIGGVWTLLDAWDTLRERGPRRVLPMTVPMLMPNGPGAAIGMDLHARAGIRTVVSACASSTESIANAYDHLQQGLADVVIAGGSEAAIHPLPIASFAAMQALSKRNDSPATASRPYDVSRDGFVLGEGAAALVLETEEHAKARGAKIYAELVGGAVTSDAYHITAPDPEGSAAARAMIAAIKNSGATLSDVSHINAHATSTPVGDIAEYNALLRVFGEALHGIPVSATKASTGHLLGGAGAIEAFFTVMALHERVAPPTINLTDQDPDIPLDVVTTPRPLGDGDLLAISNSFGFGGHNAVVAFRSV is encoded by the coding sequence ATGACCAAGAAGATCGTCGTCACCGGCGTGGGCGCAGCGTCGCCGCTCGGTGGCACCGCCGCTGAATCGTGGAGAGCGCTGCTCGCCGGCGAATCCGGCGCTTCGACCCTCGAGCACGATTGGGTGGAACAGACCCAGCTGCCCGTGACTTTCGCCGCGCAGGCCAGAGTCGCTGCTGCAGACGTGCTCGAGCGCCACGAGATCAAACGTCTCGACCCGTCGAGCCAGTTCGCGCTCATCGCGGGTCGCGAGGCCTGGGCGGATGCGGGAGCTCCCGAAGTGGAGCCCGAGCGTCTCGCCATCGACTGGGCGACCGGCATCGGCGGGGTCTGGACCCTGCTCGACGCGTGGGACACCCTGCGCGAGCGCGGGCCGCGACGTGTGCTGCCCATGACGGTTCCCATGCTCATGCCGAACGGCCCGGGAGCCGCGATCGGGATGGACCTGCACGCGCGTGCCGGCATCCGCACTGTCGTCTCGGCGTGCGCGTCGAGCACCGAGTCAATCGCCAACGCTTACGACCACCTGCAGCAGGGACTCGCCGATGTCGTCATCGCCGGCGGCTCCGAGGCTGCGATCCACCCGCTGCCGATCGCTTCGTTCGCAGCAATGCAGGCACTCTCGAAGCGCAACGACTCCCCCGCGACCGCGTCGCGTCCGTACGACGTGTCGCGCGACGGCTTCGTGCTCGGCGAGGGTGCTGCGGCCCTGGTTCTCGAGACCGAAGAGCACGCCAAGGCTCGCGGAGCGAAGATCTACGCCGAGCTCGTGGGCGGCGCCGTCACCAGCGACGCGTACCACATCACCGCCCCGGACCCCGAGGGGTCGGCGGCGGCTCGCGCAATGATCGCGGCAATCAAGAACTCGGGCGCGACACTGTCCGACGTGAGCCACATCAATGCGCACGCGACGAGCACGCCTGTCGGCGACATCGCCGAGTACAACGCACTGCTCCGCGTGTTCGGCGAGGCGCTGCACGGCATCCCCGTGTCTGCGACGAAGGCGTCCACCGGTCACCTCCTGGGTGGCGCGGGCGCGATCGAAGCGTTCTTCACCGTGATGGCGCTGCACGAGCGCGTCGCCCCGCCGACGATCAACCTCACGGATCAGGACCCCGACATCCCGCTGGACGTCGTCACGACTCCTCGCCCGCTCGGTGACGGCGACCTGCTCGCGATCAGCAACTCGTTCGGTTTCGGCGGCCACAACGCCGTCGTCGCCTTCCGCTCCGTCTGA
- a CDS encoding DUF3145 domain-containing protein, with translation MAAPTARGVLFVHSSPGALCPHIEWAAGRAMGRAVNFTWEAQPVLRGAHRTEFYWEGPQGTGAAIASALRGWEHLRYEVTEDPGPGFDGARWMHTPDLGIFFAQTDSAGNTVIPEDRVRYAMEVAGSDPRELHRELRLALGQAWDDELEPFRHASDVTPVVWLHKVG, from the coding sequence ATGGCAGCACCAACAGCTCGGGGAGTGCTTTTCGTGCACTCCTCTCCCGGCGCGCTCTGCCCGCACATCGAATGGGCAGCAGGTCGCGCGATGGGTCGCGCCGTCAACTTCACGTGGGAGGCGCAGCCCGTACTTCGCGGCGCCCACCGCACCGAGTTCTACTGGGAGGGGCCGCAGGGTACGGGAGCGGCGATAGCGTCGGCACTGCGCGGGTGGGAGCACCTGCGCTACGAAGTCACCGAAGACCCGGGTCCCGGCTTCGATGGCGCGCGCTGGATGCACACACCCGACCTCGGTATCTTCTTCGCGCAGACCGATTCCGCCGGAAACACCGTCATTCCCGAAGACCGCGTGCGCTATGCGATGGAAGTCGCGGGCAGCGACCCGCGCGAGCTTCACCGTGAGCTTCGGCTCGCGCTCGGCCAGGCGTGGGATGACGAACTCGAGCCGTTCCGTCACGCCAGCGATGTAACACCCGTCGTCTGGTTGCACAAAGTGGGCTGA
- a CDS encoding ACP S-malonyltransferase, whose product MIVIVCPGQGSQTPGFLTPWIAESTFRDQLTGISDAVGIDLVAHGTVSDADTIRDTAIAQPLIVAAGLLTLSALLADGRRERVGGIAGHSVGELTAAAGAGILSETDAVAFVRERGAAMAGAAAETPTGMSAVIGADESELLAQLDTLGLYPANFNGGGQIVVAGALDALAGLGENPPARARVIPLQVAGAFHTRYMQPAVEHLTAFAGTLAASDPTLPIWTNRDGSLVESGKTFVDLLVGQVSSPVRWDLCMDAFASAGVTGIIEVAPAGALVGLAKRGLKGVPAVAVKTPDDLPAAFELIDQQA is encoded by the coding sequence GTGATTGTGATCGTGTGCCCAGGCCAGGGCTCCCAGACCCCCGGATTCCTGACCCCGTGGATCGCTGAATCCACCTTCCGCGACCAGCTCACCGGCATCTCGGATGCGGTCGGTATCGACCTGGTCGCACACGGCACCGTCAGCGACGCGGACACCATCCGCGACACCGCGATCGCCCAGCCTCTCATCGTGGCCGCCGGCCTCCTCACACTCTCGGCACTTCTCGCCGACGGACGGCGTGAACGCGTCGGCGGAATCGCAGGACATTCGGTCGGCGAGCTCACCGCCGCAGCCGGCGCCGGCATCCTCAGCGAGACGGATGCCGTCGCCTTCGTTCGCGAGCGCGGCGCGGCGATGGCCGGCGCAGCTGCCGAGACTCCCACAGGGATGAGCGCCGTGATCGGCGCCGACGAGTCGGAGCTGCTCGCCCAGCTCGACACGCTCGGCCTGTACCCGGCCAACTTCAACGGCGGCGGCCAGATCGTCGTCGCCGGAGCCCTCGACGCACTGGCCGGGCTCGGCGAGAATCCCCCCGCGCGCGCCCGAGTCATCCCGCTCCAGGTCGCCGGCGCGTTCCACACCCGGTACATGCAGCCCGCGGTCGAGCATCTCACGGCATTCGCCGGGACCCTCGCCGCGTCCGACCCGACGCTTCCGATCTGGACGAACCGCGACGGTTCGCTGGTCGAGTCCGGCAAGACGTTCGTCGACCTGCTCGTCGGCCAGGTCTCCTCCCCGGTTCGCTGGGACCTCTGCATGGATGCGTTCGCATCCGCGGGCGTGACCGGCATCATCGAGGTCGCACCCGCCGGCGCCCTCGTCGGCCTGGCCAAGCGCGGCCTCAAAGGCGTTCCCGCAGTCGCGGTCAAGACTCCCGACGATCTCCCCGCAGCATTCGAGCTGATCGACCAGCAGGCCTGA
- a CDS encoding acyl carrier protein, whose protein sequence is MALSTEEVLAGLAELINDETGIATDTVELGKSFTDDLDIDSISMMTIVVNAEDKFDVKIPDEEVKNLKTVGDAVEFIVKAQD, encoded by the coding sequence ATGGCATTGTCCACCGAAGAAGTTCTTGCCGGCCTGGCCGAACTCATCAACGACGAGACCGGCATTGCAACCGACACGGTTGAGCTGGGCAAGTCGTTCACCGACGACCTCGACATCGACTCCATCTCGATGATGACCATCGTCGTCAACGCCGAGGACAAGTTCGATGTGAAGATCCCCGACGAAGAGGTCAAGAACCTCAAGACCGTCGGCGACGCTGTCGAGTTCATCGTCAAGGCGCAGGACTAG
- a CDS encoding beta-ketoacyl-ACP synthase III, which produces MTHPTLQQSHGPQYTRILSIGAARGDIVVPNDDLVGPINSSDEWIRQRTGIITRTRASQDLLAVDLATEASKEAIEKSGVDPKLIDAVIIATISNIQQTPSMSAVVADRVGANPAAAYDVNAACAGYPYAIAQADALIRTGVAHYALVVGAEKLSDVVDPTDRTISFLLGDGAGAVVIGPSEFPGISKTIWGSDGSKAGAVGMDHTLQEYRRGEAPWPTLRQEGQTVFRWAVWDMAKVAKQALDAAGVTPDQLAAFIPHQANMRIVDEFAKQLKLPDTVIVARDIETTGNTSAASIPLATHRLLEEHPELSGGLALQIGFGAGLVFGAQVVVLP; this is translated from the coding sequence ATGACCCACCCGACCCTCCAGCAGTCCCACGGTCCGCAGTACACGCGCATCCTCAGCATCGGTGCAGCACGCGGCGACATCGTGGTGCCCAACGACGACCTTGTCGGCCCGATCAATTCGTCCGACGAGTGGATCCGCCAGCGCACCGGCATCATCACGCGAACCCGCGCCAGCCAGGACCTGCTGGCCGTCGATCTCGCCACCGAGGCCTCGAAGGAGGCGATCGAGAAGTCCGGCGTAGATCCGAAGCTCATCGATGCGGTCATCATCGCGACCATCAGCAACATCCAGCAGACCCCGTCGATGTCGGCGGTCGTCGCCGACCGTGTCGGCGCGAACCCTGCCGCCGCCTACGACGTGAACGCGGCGTGCGCCGGCTATCCGTATGCGATCGCGCAGGCCGACGCCCTGATCCGCACGGGCGTCGCCCACTACGCATTGGTCGTCGGCGCCGAGAAGCTCTCCGACGTCGTCGACCCGACCGACCGCACGATCTCGTTCCTCCTGGGCGACGGCGCAGGCGCTGTCGTGATCGGTCCGAGCGAATTCCCCGGCATTTCGAAGACCATCTGGGGTTCCGATGGCTCGAAGGCGGGAGCGGTCGGCATGGATCACACGCTCCAGGAGTATCGTCGCGGCGAGGCTCCGTGGCCGACCCTCCGGCAGGAAGGCCAGACGGTCTTCCGCTGGGCCGTCTGGGACATGGCCAAGGTCGCCAAGCAGGCACTGGATGCCGCGGGCGTCACCCCCGACCAGCTCGCCGCGTTCATCCCCCACCAGGCGAACATGCGGATCGTCGACGAGTTCGCGAAGCAGCTCAAGCTTCCTGACACCGTCATCGTCGCTCGCGACATCGAGACCACCGGAAACACCTCGGCCGCCTCGATTCCGCTGGCGACCCACAGACTGCTCGAAGAGCACCCCGAACTCAGCGGCGGACTCGCCCTGCAGATCGGTTTCGGCGCCGGACTCGTGTTCGGCGCGCAAGTCGTCGTGCTGCCCTAA